AAGggtaaataaacaaacaagcaatGATTGATGAGTGACTGGTGACACTAAGAAGTGATGTGACAGCACACAAgaagtaattaaaatattaattaaagtaACTATTTGAAATTGGCAAATGAATCAATCTTGACTCTTGAATCAGAGAAATTGAAGAAGGCCTGAAAGGTTTGTATCATAATGTGATGCATTATAAAGTGAGAGAGCTCTGTTAATTTGTGTTCTTAAGTTATTATAAATGATTTATAAAGTTAGATGTGTTTATATAGTTAGATAGTCTGTTACTTTCACAATCAATTAATGGCCATTAGATTGGTGGGTTAACTTATTAACTTATAACTTAAACTATtatattgttttgctttaaatttttGAGTTTTCCCACTGGTTCTTTTTTACAGGGTAAAATATTTTAGGGTGATTTTAGATTTTCCTAACCTAAACTTCTTCCACTTGAGCCACTTAGTTATGTGGCCAGGGGAAATGGCATTCTCCAGAGTTGCCATGTTGTcgggcaacagcagcagcatggagTAAGAGCTGTTGAAGGGAAGATGGAGGACTGATGTGTTAATTGCCTTGTCAAAATAGACTCCCAAAGTTTTCTTCATGCTCATCATCTGAACTTGAACCTGAACACAAGGAGTTCTATTGTTAAAAGGTGTAaggtaaatatttatttcattttccattcTGAAAAATATTACCACTATGAACCTTGGTGTTCTCATCCACATTGAACTCGTCCTCTTGGGTCAGCCCAGGATCAAATGGAGTTGCCCACTTTCCTGTTTAACATCATGAGTAGAAACAACAGTTGATACATCAAACTTAAAGGTGTGACCACAGAATGAAGGTGAGTCGGAGCAGACCTCATCTTATTTGACCTTTTACCTTTGTAGTAGACGTAGCTGATGAGATACATAAGCGTGCTTGGATCCAGGTGGTCGACCAGCTTGTCTATCTTCCCATTGGTCTTCTCTGCAATGTAATTATTAATGGTATTGGTGCTGTCTGTGGTTTTGGCAAAGTCAACATTAAACCCTTCTGCCAAATAGGACTGCTTCAAGGTTTCCAGGAATTCAGGCTGTGGCTTGAAGAggttatccagaaatatggcagTGCCTTCAGCGCAGTCTTCATGATTCGTCTTGTTTGCCCTTTCAAGGATTGTACTGAAGGCCTGATCAACATCTGTTTGCGTCAGCACAGAGCCATTGAAACCCAGACCACTGAACAGCTGTTGGTGGGTCTCCCCCCTTGCTCCTACGGACAAGGCAGCCAAAGCCAGAGAAACACTAGCTGGTGAGAAAAAGATGTTCTTGCCTTGGGAGTCGGGTTGAGCTGCTAACTTCTTGTACAGCCTGTAGGCAAACCCTTTGTTAGCTGCGGTCACCAGTGAGACTGCGCTGGCTGTCGAGCTGCTGTCAAGTGCAGTGTCTTGGCCTGCTGTATCACTGACAGTGGCATGGGCTCTCCCCGCACAGACTAGTGCTGATAAGAGCCAGATACCCACGGCTGCGTGCCTCATGATAAACTGAGACAAAAGTGCAACACTGTTATTTAGATTGCACAATGTTTGCTAGAAGTTATTCGGTCACATTTTCTACAGACTtctgttcccttttttttttttcaccctaaAATCTGAATCAGTTGCGTGTT
This window of the Channa argus isolate prfri chromosome 11, Channa argus male v1.0, whole genome shotgun sequence genome carries:
- the LOC137135711 gene encoding serpin A3-5-like, which gives rise to MRHAAVGIWLLSALVCAGRAHATVSDTAGQDTALDSSSTASAVSLVTAANKGFAYRLYKKLAAQPDSQGKNIFFSPASVSLALAALSVGARGETHQQLFSGLGFNGSVLTQTDVDQAFSTILERANKTNHEDCAEGTAIFLDNLFKPQPEFLETLKQSYLAEGFNVDFAKTTDSTNTINNYIAEKTNGKIDKLVDHLDPSTLMYLISYVYYKGKWATPFDPGLTQEDEFNVDENTKVQVQMMSMKKTLGVYFDKAINTSVLHLPFNSSYSMLLLLPDNMATLENAISPGHITKWLKWKKFRKYQIYVPKFSIKTYYKLNNVLTEMGITDIFGDRADLSGISPGQKVAVSEVVHQATLDVDEVGATAAGATGIGILPLSYHHPGVLKFNHPFIVAVIECKTENMLFFGKIVNPNQ